A section of the Planctomycetota bacterium genome encodes:
- a CDS encoding ATP-grasp domain-containing protein translates to MDDAAALPHGRGSSEGLVHGVIVQFGGQTPLSLADGLQEAGVPILGTSVDAIDRAGDRERFRAMLQELGLQQPANGIARSVEEARAIAKDIGYPVLVRPSFVLGGRAMEIVSDEDQLNYYMANAVEAADDKPILVDKFLDAATEVDVDLLADFDADGNGRAVVAGVMEHIEEAGIHSGDSACTLPPYSLSDDIVDRLKDQARQMAKALRVRGLMNVQFAIKDGEIYVIEVNPRASRTVPFVGKATGIPWAKLAAQVMAGKSLDDLNVTDPPKLTHTAVKEAVFPFSKFPGVDIILGPEMRSTGEVMGIDQTFPLAYFKAQLAAGTELPREGNVFLSVRKADKAAAVNLAKHLQKLGFSLITTTGTHDALAEAGIDSQKINKIQDGRPNLKDMMADGKVHLVINTPTRKGPTTDEGKIRALTVRNRVPIITTMTAAFAAARAIESLQQGDWDVKPLQDYHVSTATSSSA, encoded by the coding sequence GTGGATGATGCCGCGGCGCTCCCTCACGGTCGCGGCTCGTCAGAAGGATTGGTCCACGGCGTCATCGTGCAGTTCGGCGGACAGACACCGCTTAGCTTGGCGGACGGCTTGCAGGAAGCCGGCGTACCGATTCTCGGGACCAGCGTCGACGCGATCGACCGCGCCGGCGACCGCGAGCGGTTCCGGGCGATGTTGCAGGAGCTCGGTCTGCAACAGCCGGCGAATGGCATTGCGCGCTCCGTCGAAGAAGCCCGCGCCATCGCCAAGGACATCGGCTACCCGGTGCTCGTCCGCCCGTCGTTCGTGCTGGGTGGCCGGGCGATGGAGATCGTCTCCGATGAGGACCAGCTCAACTACTACATGGCCAACGCCGTCGAGGCCGCGGACGATAAACCGATCCTCGTCGACAAGTTCCTCGACGCCGCGACGGAGGTCGACGTCGACCTGCTAGCCGACTTCGACGCCGACGGCAACGGCCGCGCGGTCGTCGCCGGCGTGATGGAGCACATCGAGGAAGCCGGCATTCACTCCGGCGACTCCGCTTGCACCCTCCCGCCGTACTCGTTGAGCGACGACATCGTCGATCGTCTCAAGGACCAGGCCCGTCAGATGGCCAAAGCCCTGCGCGTCCGCGGCCTGATGAACGTCCAGTTCGCGATCAAGGACGGCGAGATCTACGTTATCGAAGTGAACCCCCGCGCGAGCCGGACGGTTCCGTTCGTCGGTAAGGCCACCGGCATCCCCTGGGCCAAGCTCGCCGCGCAGGTCATGGCCGGCAAATCCCTCGACGACCTCAACGTGACCGACCCGCCCAAGCTCACGCACACCGCCGTCAAGGAAGCGGTCTTCCCCTTCAGCAAGTTCCCCGGCGTCGACATCATCCTCGGCCCGGAGATGCGCTCCACCGGTGAGGTCATGGGCATCGACCAGACGTTCCCGCTGGCGTACTTCAAGGCCCAACTAGCCGCCGGCACCGAGCTGCCGCGCGAGGGAAACGTGTTCCTATCGGTGCGAAAAGCCGACAAAGCCGCGGCGGTGAATCTCGCGAAACACCTTCAAAAGCTGGGCTTTTCGCTTATCACGACGACCGGCACGCACGATGCGCTGGCCGAGGCCGGGATCGACAGCCAGAAGATCAACAAGATTCAGGACGGCCGACCGAACCTCAAGGACATGATGGCCGACGGGAAGGTTCATCTCGTCATCAACACGCCCACCCGCAAGGGCCCGACGACCGACGAGGGCAAGATCCGCGCCCTGACCGTGCGCAATCGCGTACCGATCATCACGACGATGACCGCCGCGTTTGCCGCCGCCCGCGCGATCGAGTCGCTGCAGCAGGGCGATTGGGACGTGAAGCCGCTGCAGGATTATCACGTGTCCACCGCAACGTCCTCCTCTGCATAG